TCGATGGCGGCGAGGCCGTGGTCAGCGGTTTCGAGTTATCGGCTGGCTACGAATTCGACGACCTGTTCAACCGCGGCTGGAGCGTGCCGGTCAGCCTGGTATGGACGCTGACCAACCAGTTCGAGTTCCGCAACAGTTTTGACAGCGGCTTCGGCCCGTGGGGCGATGTGATGGGCGGTTACGAAATGCCGTACATTCCCAGGAACCAGGGACAACTGGCCATCGGCCTGGTTGGCAGCAAGTTCGGTCTGCACTTGAAAGCGGGT
Above is a genomic segment from Pseudomonadota bacterium containing:
- a CDS encoding TonB-dependent receptor, whose protein sequence is DGGEAVVSGFELSAGYEFDDLFNRGWSVPVSLVWTLTNQFEFRNSFDSGFGPWGDVMGGYEMPYIPRNQGQLAIGLVGSKFGLHLKAGYQDETRAVAGSGPILAGEGTDSKWVLDVSADYALTPKLDLFLRVENLLDETYIAALRPAGLRPGKDRSAFVGFRIDL